A window of the Syntrophus gentianae genome harbors these coding sequences:
- a CDS encoding TrpB-like pyridoxal phosphate-dependent enzyme — MEPLKVVLEDNEIPRQWYNILADLPEPLSPPLHPATHQPVGPEDLAPIFPMNIIEHEVSSQRWIDIPEEVLEKYLIWRPSPLYRARNFEKLLDAPVKIYYKNEGVSPAGSHKPNAAIPMAYYNKQFGIKRLTTETGAGQWGSALSMASQMFGLECRVYMVKVSFEQKPYRRMLMNTWGAECLSSPSEMTQIGRQIRAEYPDTPGSLGIAISEAIEDAVTSENTRYALGSVLNHVLLYQTIIGLEAQKQLEKIGVYPDVVMGCCGGGSNFGGISLPFVRDKIAGKQVEIIGAEPSSCPTLTRGPFAYDFGDLAKMTPLLPMHTLGHDYVPAPIHAGGLRYHGIAPIVSQLLRLGLIGARAFHQLDTFDAGVKWARSEGFVPAPETCHVIAAVVDEARRAKEEGKEKVILFNWSGHGLIDLTSYDAYLSGNLVPYELPEEEIQRVLKAVENMPKP, encoded by the coding sequence ATGGAACCACTAAAGGTCGTATTGGAAGACAACGAGATCCCCAGGCAGTGGTATAACATCCTGGCGGACCTTCCCGAACCCCTCAGCCCTCCGCTTCATCCGGCAACCCACCAGCCTGTCGGTCCAGAGGATCTGGCCCCGATTTTCCCCATGAATATCATCGAACATGAAGTCAGTTCGCAGCGCTGGATCGATATTCCCGAGGAAGTTCTGGAAAAATATCTGATCTGGAGACCTTCGCCTCTCTACCGGGCCAGGAATTTCGAAAAGCTCCTCGATGCCCCGGTGAAGATCTACTACAAGAATGAAGGGGTGAGCCCGGCTGGTTCCCACAAGCCGAATGCCGCCATTCCCATGGCTTACTATAATAAGCAATTCGGGATCAAACGATTGACAACGGAGACAGGAGCTGGGCAATGGGGAAGCGCCCTGAGTATGGCATCCCAGATGTTCGGGCTCGAATGCCGGGTATATATGGTCAAGGTCAGCTTCGAGCAGAAGCCTTACCGGCGGATGCTCATGAACACCTGGGGGGCCGAATGTCTTTCCAGTCCCAGTGAGATGACCCAGATCGGGCGGCAGATCCGGGCCGAATATCCCGACACGCCGGGCAGCCTGGGGATTGCAATCAGCGAAGCCATCGAAGATGCCGTAACCTCGGAAAACACCCGCTATGCCCTGGGCAGCGTGTTGAACCACGTCCTGCTCTATCAGACCATCATTGGCCTGGAGGCTCAGAAGCAGCTGGAGAAAATCGGGGTTTATCCCGATGTGGTCATGGGGTGCTGCGGGGGCGGCAGTAATTTCGGCGGCATATCCCTGCCCTTCGTCAGGGACAAGATCGCAGGGAAACAGGTGGAGATCATCGGTGCGGAACCTTCCTCCTGCCCGACCCTGACCCGGGGACCCTTTGCCTATGATTTCGGCGATCTGGCCAAAATGACCCCTCTGCTGCCGATGCATACCCTCGGTCACGATTATGTCCCGGCGCCGATTCATGCCGGCGGACTCCGCTATCATGGCATTGCGCCCATTGTCAGCCAACTGCTCAGACTGGGGCTGATCGGGGCCCGTGCTTTCCACCAGCTCGATACCTTTGACGCCGGTGTCAAATGGGCCCGTTCGGAAGGCTTTGTCCCCGCGCCGGAAACCTGCCATGTCATCGCCGCCGTTGTGGACGAGGCGCGGCGGGCTAAAGAGGAAGGCAAGGAAAAGGTCATCCTCTTCAACTGGAGCGGCCATGGATTGATCGATCTCACCTCTTATGACGCCTATCTGTCGGGCAACCTGGTCCCCTATGAACTGCCGGAGGAAGAGATCCAGCGTGTCCTGAAAGCGGTGGAAAACATGCCAAAACCCTGA